A single window of Granulicella mallensis MP5ACTX8 DNA harbors:
- a CDS encoding glycoside hydrolase family 31 protein, which translates to MPMSAFLQRKTTLCFALSVLALASLSAAAQSAPATLSGFQATASLTGLTHTASGIELSNAVSTLKIDAMRPDVLRVRIYPNGHPAEDASWAVLPEARTSRIAVTAEDAGFSTSALRIAVDAELRIVVSDLAGNVLQRDAAPAAWDGTGFKVSKQKTGDDHFFGLGDKPGPLDRAGESFVMWNTDSFGWQESTDPIYKSIPFFLEMHGGRSIGVLFDNTFRTYFDFGHERADRYTFSAPDGPLDYYLLYGPEPKRVIETYAWLTGPTPLPPLWALGFQQSRYTYIPRTKVEEIASRLRADKIPSDAIYLDIDYQDHNRPFTVDQGSYPDFPGLIHELAAEHLHTVLITDPHIANLPHQGYKAYDTGEAGDHFVKRNGENYVGPVWPGPSVFPDFTRQQTRAWWGTLYKDFVADGVAGFWNDMNEPAVFTYPTKTMPDDVKYRIDEPGFSPRTTTHLEIHNIYGLENSRGTREGLLALQPNVRPFVLTRASYAGGQRYAATWTGDNSSTWNHLRQTTPQLLNLGLSGFSMSGADVGGFAGSPSPELLTRWLVLAAFQPIDRSHAAKGTRDHEPWVDGPEQENIRRRYIEERYRLMPYLYTTAEETSHDGVPILRPLFLEFPHAASDSHPLDQDAPGEFFFGPSILVAASPSPEEVAPYTVVLPSGLWYNYWTGEKLDRRAPLGSRDLEIRDPTVTDTPALQPIMVQPSLGELPLYVRAGSIIPMQPLVQSTEEKPSGPLTLRVFPGDNCHGDLYQDDGKSFDYRKGAYLRLHFTCNVEADGSLTVTIPKREGSFTPWWTAFRIEAVGWTPSATQAVVGGHRSTLEHTTLGWAVTIGDNGKPQTVVLR; encoded by the coding sequence CCATGTCCGCATTCCTACAGAGGAAGACCACGCTCTGCTTCGCTCTCTCCGTTCTTGCGCTGGCGAGCTTAAGCGCCGCCGCTCAATCCGCTCCCGCTACCCTTAGCGGATTCCAAGCCACGGCATCGCTTACCGGACTCACCCATACCGCGAGCGGCATCGAGCTCTCGAATGCGGTCTCAACGTTGAAGATCGACGCCATGCGTCCGGATGTTCTGCGGGTGCGGATCTATCCTAACGGACATCCCGCCGAAGACGCCTCCTGGGCGGTGCTACCGGAGGCCCGCACATCACGGATTGCCGTGACAGCAGAAGACGCAGGCTTCAGCACCTCAGCACTCCGGATAGCGGTGGACGCTGAGCTGCGCATCGTTGTGTCCGACCTTGCCGGCAACGTGCTGCAAAGAGACGCCGCACCGGCCGCGTGGGATGGAACGGGATTCAAAGTCAGCAAGCAGAAGACCGGCGACGACCACTTCTTCGGCCTGGGCGATAAGCCCGGTCCGCTCGACCGCGCCGGGGAGTCCTTCGTCATGTGGAACACCGACAGCTTCGGCTGGCAGGAGTCCACCGACCCCATCTACAAGTCGATTCCCTTCTTCCTGGAGATGCACGGCGGTCGGAGCATCGGTGTTCTCTTCGACAACACCTTCCGCACCTACTTCGACTTCGGCCACGAACGCGCCGACCGCTATACGTTCAGCGCTCCGGACGGCCCGCTCGACTACTACCTGCTCTACGGACCGGAGCCGAAACGCGTCATCGAGACCTATGCCTGGCTCACCGGCCCGACACCGCTGCCGCCGCTCTGGGCGCTTGGCTTTCAGCAGTCGCGCTATACCTATATCCCGCGCACCAAAGTGGAAGAGATCGCCTCCCGCCTGCGCGCCGACAAGATTCCTTCGGACGCTATCTATCTCGACATCGACTATCAGGATCACAACCGCCCCTTTACCGTCGACCAAGGGAGTTACCCCGACTTTCCCGGCCTCATCCACGAGCTTGCCGCAGAGCACCTCCACACGGTACTCATCACCGATCCGCATATCGCCAACCTGCCCCATCAGGGATATAAAGCCTACGACACCGGCGAGGCGGGCGACCACTTCGTGAAACGCAACGGAGAGAACTATGTCGGCCCCGTTTGGCCCGGGCCCTCCGTCTTTCCCGACTTCACTCGCCAGCAGACGCGCGCCTGGTGGGGCACCCTCTACAAGGACTTCGTCGCCGATGGCGTCGCAGGCTTCTGGAACGATATGAACGAGCCCGCGGTCTTCACCTATCCCACCAAGACCATGCCCGACGACGTGAAATACCGCATCGACGAGCCTGGCTTCTCACCGCGCACAACAACGCATCTCGAGATTCACAACATCTACGGCCTGGAGAACTCACGCGGCACACGGGAGGGCCTGCTCGCACTGCAGCCGAATGTGCGACCCTTTGTGCTGACCCGCGCTAGCTATGCCGGAGGCCAGCGCTACGCCGCGACGTGGACCGGCGATAACTCCTCGACCTGGAACCACCTTCGCCAGACCACGCCACAGCTTCTCAACCTCGGCCTCAGCGGCTTCTCTATGTCCGGTGCGGACGTTGGCGGCTTTGCGGGTTCTCCTTCGCCCGAGCTGCTGACGCGCTGGCTGGTGCTGGCGGCGTTTCAGCCCATCGACCGCAGCCACGCCGCGAAAGGCACACGCGACCACGAGCCCTGGGTCGACGGCCCGGAGCAGGAGAACATTCGCCGCCGTTACATCGAAGAGCGCTACCGGCTGATGCCCTATCTCTACACCACGGCCGAAGAAACCTCGCACGACGGTGTGCCGATCCTCCGCCCCCTCTTCCTGGAGTTCCCGCACGCAGCAAGCGATAGCCATCCGCTCGATCAGGACGCGCCGGGCGAGTTCTTCTTCGGCCCGTCGATTCTGGTTGCCGCCTCGCCTTCGCCGGAAGAGGTCGCACCTTACACGGTCGTCCTGCCGTCAGGGCTTTGGTACAACTACTGGACCGGAGAGAAGCTCGATCGTCGTGCGCCGCTCGGCTCACGCGATCTCGAAATCCGCGACCCGACCGTGACCGATACTCCTGCGTTGCAGCCCATCATGGTGCAGCCCAGCCTGGGAGAACTGCCCCTCTACGTTCGCGCAGGCTCGATCATCCCCATGCAGCCGCTGGTTCAGTCCACCGAAGAAAAGCCCAGCGGGCCGCTCACACTGCGCGTCTTTCCCGGCGACAACTGCCATGGCGATCTCTACCAGGATGACGGCAAGAGCTTTGACTATCGCAAGGGTGCTTACCTGCGGCTGCACTTC